AGATGCTCCTAATGCTCTAAGACCTGAGATTCCTAGCATTCctagggaagaagaaagagagcaGTCACATTCAGCTGCTAACAACAACTCTAGAATGTTGGGAAGAGTAGCCTATAGAACACCCTCAAAGCAAATATCCCTTGAAGATGTTGTACGAACAAttgttgaaaattgaaaataaactaGAGCAAGAAAGTCAAACTAGAAGTCAAAGAATACAATGGGAAGCTAGACATATTCTTTGGTTGCTTGTCTCTCTCGACAACTATTTTGGCTGGTATGACATGTCCGAGGAGAGAAAGCTGAAATTTGCATGGGCCAAGCTCACCGGTCATGCCAAAAAATTGTGGAGAATTCATGAGTAATGGCTATGTGTCCACCACACTGAACGTACTACATGAGAGGAGATGAAGGAGGAGCTGAAGATTAAATATCTCCCGGAGACATTCAAGGTCAAATTGCATGACAAGTTCAATAATTCATATCAAGGCAATCTATCAGTGACTGATTACATGGAGCAATTTGATGCACTTACCTTCCGCACAGGTATCAAtgaagaagagttgcagctgATCTCACATTTCAAATCAGGTCTAAATCCTGATATTCGAAAGGAGCTCAATGTTTGTAATCCATTTGACCTTCAAGATTGCTTCCAGAAGGcactccaaggagaggagcacTTAAAGCAGCCCTCTAGGAGGTTTGGTTCTCAAGCCGAGGAGTACCGGGGAGCACCTACAGCTGGTACTGCTAAAGGAAGACCCTCAAGCACTATCAAAGACTAGTAAAACACCTACAAACAGCACCAGTGATACTAAATGCTACTATTGTCTTAAGGTGGGGGGCACTGCTAAGTTTTGTCCTATAAAGAGGAAGACTAATGCAGCTGCCAttacaaatgaagaagaagataatgaaaaACTGAGGAGTTGGATGGCTATCCTCCAGATGAAGAACAAAAgtatgatgaggaggaggaagaagcagcCTATGGGGGTTCATGTGGTGAGTAGAATTTTGTTGGCCGAAACTAGAGGAGAAGATTGGAGGCAGTATTTTCTGAAGTAAAGGAGAAGAGTGGAGGCGACATTGGAAAATCTACACATGCATGACAAGTGGACCAAAAACTGCTGAGGTTATTGTGGACAGAAGTAGTTACATTAAGGTGGTATCTAAAACCTTTGTTGATAGGGCTAAGTTACCTACAAAGAAGCATCCACAGCCTTCTAAGGTCTGACTCATTAATGGAAACAAATCGGAAGTAAGTCAAAGATATTCTATTCCACTAAAGCTTCAATCTTATGAAGAAGTATGGTGTGACGTGTTACCGATGAAATTGACAGATGTGTGCTGTTAGGCCAACCAAAGATTTATGACAATAATATGGTGGTTGGAGATCAAGCTCAATCCCATTAACATACCAGCTGAGAAGGCAAGAAGGAACACTCTAAAGAGAAAGcaggaggaaaaaagaaaaccttAGCACTTCCACAGAAGCAGTTCATTGAAACCAGTAATTCAGGACTTATCTTGACTATAGTGAACGTGAGAAGTGACCACTCAACCAGAAATTAAACTTCCAAACTCAATAAAGGAACTGATTTCTGATAATTCAGACTTAGTACCTGAAGAACCACCTAATGAGCTACCACTAATTAGGGATATTCTATTAGAATACTTGCTGTAAGGCTATTGTGTGTAAAATTGTTTTATGGGGAAATAATTTAGTATGTAGAGATATATTTGGAACTATACTCTGAACCTCTGACATATTTGCTGGAGAGAGATTAAAAGTCCTTTCTAAGCTATTCTCACAAACCTACATCTCttatcttcctttctttctccaCTTTCGTTACTTGCTATCTTGCAACTtgcagagaagaaaagtgttaGAGAAGACAAGTGTTTTGAATAAATAAGTGGACAAAATTAAGCCCATATCTGTTTGCGCTCACTATAGATGAGCTTACTAAAGACCTTTCGTGTATGCTTTTCGTTGGTGATATAGTTTTGGTAGATGAAACAAAAGTTTGGATAAATGCCAAGTTGgaatcaaaagattcaaaaataagtagaacaaaacCAGAGTATTTGATGAgtaactttagtaacaatagAATTGAAAGTGGGATAACGATTGATGATAgggagaaatagaggatgatgttgcacaaagaatcaAAGCAGTGctgatgaagtggagaggtgcgtgcaaagtgttgtgtgatcgacatattcctttaaaacaaaggaaaattttataggacagttatataaccagcaatgatgtatggagctgaatgttggacggtgaaaaaataagatataaacaaacttagcattgttgaaatgaggatgctgagatggatgagtggtaaaactagaaaagaaaatataacaaattaaaactaatTTAGGAGTAATTTTAATTCACGATAAGTTGAGAGAAAGTTGTTCGATGTGGTATGGACGGTATGGACATATGCAACAGAGGCCTTTGCATGCTCCAATAAGGGGGAGGTGGTATGATTTAGATtggaggaactaaaagagccaaggataggcctaaaatgactctaagagaagtggtgaggaaagacatgcaaaGCTTAGGACTAATAaaaagtatggctttgaatagagttgattagagaagaagattcatgtagccgatgggattgagttgagttgtatttaGTTTATGAAGAATCGTAGATTGCAAGGTGGGGCTGAAttaagagggggaggggggggggggggggaacttaTTTGGTGGCTCCCAAAAAGCTAATGTATGTATAATCATAGGCTGTAGTTTCTCCAGCTGAGTAGTTAGAGGAATATCTAGGTGCACACAGTTGCATGCTTGTTATATTCCATGTGGTAGCTTAGTTGTTTCTTAGAATTTGTGTACATGTTGTCCACATgttctacaaaaataaaaaaaggtgccccccccccaccccaaaaaaaaaaatcatatgctAAGTTTAAGCCCAAAAGGATTATCATATGGAACAATCAGCATGTAAATTTCAGACAAAATTTGGACATTTGATAATTCAAAGggaaaggttcaatacaaaataGACCATATGATTGAACTTGACTTTGAGATTTGAAAGATGGCTAGTTCACATTGTCCCTATGCatataatggtcaaaattgcCACAACAGCTCTCTACCATCAGATAGCTAAAAGCAGATGAGAAGAAAATTCACTCGACAGTTGGCCAATAACTTTTACATATATCATAATTGAAGGGCTGCTCTATTTATTCACTGGTTGCATTGGGCATATCAGCCTACCACATACTAAGGGGATACATTTCACTGTCCATACTAACTTTAGATAATAATTAATACCAACCCCAATTCAAATTCGAGCTGAACCCCAAAGAACTGATAGTCAACCATTGATCcactcccccccaaaaaaaatgataaagttCCTGGCTCAGCCCCTAAGCCCAATTCATAAAATGCAGAAGTAATATTCATTTAACAATAGctcaaaaaaagtacataatcATGAAACAACTAACAGAAAGAGTGAAAATTAAACACtaataatcaaataaaacaaCCTTAACAACTCTAACGTTGCAAAGTTTAAACCTaaaacaaacccccccccccccctcaaaaaaaaaaaattcacttccACAGCTAATAATTAGtcatttaaaaattcaaaagtaCAGccattgaaaaaacaaaaagagagagcgAGCTTAGAACCCTAACCTTCAAAAACCTCCATCTACCGATTACGCTCCGGTGGCAGGGGCCGATTAAACCCTCCTCTCCGATTCATATACTGCCTGGGCTGCCTCTTCGTCACAGCCCTAATACCACTAACATCAGCACCAGCCACGGGCTTCCCTTTCGTCGAATCGAACCCAATCGGAATCCCAAACTTCTTCATCAACTCAATCTCATCCGAATCAACTTCTGCACTACCATCACCCGCAGCAGTACCACTGGATGGAACTTCCGActgcttctgctgctgctcTCTCGCAATGCCATCCACAAACTCTGACACGACTGCGGCTCTTTGTCGGTCCTTGTCGTCATCATCTCCTCTGCGTCGATGGTGGTGACGGCGAGAGCGTTCGGCGGAGCGGGAGGGGGTGCTGGAGCGGGAGCGAGAACGAGAATTCAAACGGCGTTCAGGGGAACGGGTACGTGAACGAGTGTGGCGAGAACGGATACGTTCAGGGGTACGGGACCGCTGCCGGCGGTCACGGTCTTTGCCGCGATCACGGTCACGATCTTGCTTGTCTCGTCTTCGATCTCTgtctctatctctgtctctgtctctgtcaCGCTCACGGTCACGATCTCGTTCTCGTTCTCGGTCCCgttctctgtctctctcgcCCATGGGAGGTTCTGCACTGCTTGCTTGCTAGCTTGGTTTCTTCTTACATATTGGGGTTGTAAAGAGCTCCAATGGTTTTCAGGGTTTGCTTCGAAGTACTTTTGAAGGGATTTTGGTAACAATAATTATaagtttggtatgatttctatttctatttctatttctgtttcttGAGAATAATTTATGGGTttataaattgaaataaattctaGAATGAGAACCATGTTTGGTAATGCCTACATGTAGAATAAATTCTGTAACTACTAAATtttagggtaaagtacacgtaccccctataatgcacctaATATACCTCGTACCCCCTAAGTTTCTGATAAGTTTATGTACCATCCCTATTTTACTctcctaatgccatttaagtctacaccaggtattaaatgctaaaaaatgactaaattacctttttttctatcttttctaaaatttgaaaaggcctaattgccctgatctatttgctaaattttgaaaagaccaaaataccgtcatcttccccaaatcatctatcttcttttacatacccaccaccaccaccgccaccaccaccaccacccaccattaacaccatcaccatcccaatgtgaagccccacctcactGTCTTTCCTCCcctcctctacttcctccaccTCTCGTTGAGTTGGGAGCCAGAGCTG
The sequence above is a segment of the Telopea speciosissima isolate NSW1024214 ecotype Mountain lineage chromosome 7, Tspe_v1, whole genome shotgun sequence genome. Coding sequences within it:
- the LOC122669921 gene encoding U4/U6.U5 small nuclear ribonucleoprotein 27 kDa protein, yielding MGERDRERDRERERDRDRERDRDRDRDRDRDRRRDKQDRDRDRGKDRDRRQRSRTPERIRSRHTRSRTRSPERRLNSRSRSRSSTPSRSAERSRRHHHRRRGDDDDKDRQRAAVVSEFVDGIAREQQQKQSEVPSSGTAAGDGSAEVDSDEIELMKKFGIPIGFDSTKGKPVAGADVSGIRAVTKRQPRQYMNRRGGFNRPLPPERNR